The nucleotide sequence GCGCACAGGGCGCCGGCCAGTAAACCAAAGGCCCACACGCCCGGCGCGAAGCTCCAGGCGAACTTGAACTGGTATGTGGCCAGGGCCCAGCCCATGGCGGCCGCGCCCGTGGCCGCCAGCAAGCCGGCCAGCGCGCCCACGAGGGAAAATTCGATCAGCTGCGCCTGCGCCAGCTGGCGCCGCGTGGCACCCAGCGCGCGCAGCAGGCCCGCTTCGCGCGTGCGCTCGTCCTGCGACCCCATCAAGGCCGCATACAGCACCAGCAAGCCCGAGGCCAAAGTGAACGCGAAGAGAAATTCGACAGCCGTGACCACCTGGTCCAGCACGCCCTGTATCTGTTTCAGCACGCCGCCCACGTCGACCACCGTCAGGTTCGGGTAGTCGCGCAGCAAGGCATTGCCCAGGTCGGCCTGCGCGGGCGGCAAGTGAAATGCCGTGATCCACGTCTGCGGCGCGTCCGCCATGGCGGCCGGGTTGATAATGACAAAGAAATTGACGCGCATCGAGCCCCATTCCAGCTTGCGCAGGCTGGTGATCGCCGCTTCCACGGGCTGGCCGGCGATGTCGAAGCGCAGCTTGTCGCCCAGTTTCAGCTTCAGTGTCTTGGCGATCCCCTCTTCCACCGACGCTTCGGCCGGCGCACCGGGCGCATTGCCGAACCACTTGCCCGCCACCAGCTTATTTTCTGCCTGCATGGTGAGCATCCTCGACAGGTTGAATTCGCGGTCAGCCAGGCCCTTGGCGCGGTCATCCTCGTAAGTTGCTTCCGTGATGGTATTGCCATTCACGGCCACCAGGCGCCCCCGTATCATCGGATACAAAGGTGCGTTGGCCACGCCGGCCTGCGCCAGGCGCGCGGCGATGGGGTCTTTCTGTTCCGGCAGGATATTGATCATGAAGCGGTTCGGCGCATCGGGCGGCGTAGCGTTGCGCCAGGCCACCATCAAGTCGCCGCGCACCACCGTCAGCAGCAGCAAGGCCATCAGGCCCAGTGCCAGGGACACCACCTGGATGACGGTGGCGCCCGGACGGCGCTGCAAGGACGTGACGGCAAAGCGCCAGCCTTGGTGCTTGAAGGCGCCACGCAGGCTTTTCAGCGACTTGATGCCCAGCCAGCCGGCCAGACCGAACAGGGCGAAGCCGCCGAGGAAGCCGGCCGCCGTCAGCAGCGCCAGTTTCACGTCGCCCGCCTGCCACAAGAGCAGCACGACGAAGGCGACGATGCCCAGGCCATAGGTCGCCAGGGCCAGCGCCTGCGGCGGTTCCTGCTCACGGCGAATGACGCGGTTATGGGGAACATTGCGCAGTTGCAAAATCGGCGGCAGGGCAAAGCCCAGCAGCAACAGCATGCCGGTGGCCACGCCCTGCAATGCGGGCAGCATGGACACGGGCGGCAAGTCGCTCTGCACCAGCTTGCCCAGCAATTCCAGCAGCACCAGATGGCCAGCGAAACCGACGGCAACGCCTATCAGGCTGCCGGCCAGGCCGACGAGCAGGAATTCGATCACGTACATGGCCGTGACCTGGTTTTGCGTCAGCCCCAGGCAGCGCAGCATGGCGCAGGCATCCAGGTGACGCAGCATGAAGCGGCGTGCCGCCATCGCCACGGCGACGGCGGCCAGCATGGCCGACAGCAAGCCGACCAGCGACAGGAAACGGTCGGCCCGGTCCAGGGTCGATTGCATCTGCGGGCTGCCCGATTCCAGCGATTCGATGCGCACGCCCTTGATGGCCTGCGTCTTGATCTGGCTTTCCAGCCAGGCTTGATATTGCGCAAGCTCGGCCGCCTTGGCGGGTGGCGCCGACAGCAGCAAGCGGTACGATACGCGCGAGCCGTTCTGCACCAGCGCCGTGGCAGCCAGGTCGCTCAAGGGCAGCATCACCCGGGGGGCGAAATTGAGGAAGGAGGCACCGCGGTCCGGTTCGCTGGCGATCAGTTGCGTCACCGTAAATGCCTTGTCGCCCAGTGTCAGGGTGTCGCCCAGCCTGGCATTCAGGCTGGCCAGGATCGCCGCATCGACCCACAGGGTGCCCGGTGCCGGCACCTGGCTGGTTGGCTGGCCCACGGCATCCTGCGCCTCGCTCAGTTTGGTCGTGATTTTCAGCTTGCCCCGCTGCGGGTAGCCGGGCGAGACTGCCTTGATGGACGCCAGCTGCGACAGCGATTGCTCGCCCTCGCCCGCCTGCGCCATGCTGGGGAAGGTCACCGTATCGGCCAGGGTAAAACCGCGCTTGACGGCTTCGGCGCGCCAAACGGCATTGACGGGCTGGTCGGCGCTGATGACCAGGTCGGCCCCCAGCAGCTGGTGCGCGTCGCGGTTCAGGCCCGCGCGCAGGCGGTCGACAAAGAAGCCCACGGCCGACAGGGCCGCCACGGCCACGATCAGGGCGACGAGCAGGAAACGCAATTGCCCGGCGCGCCAGTCGCGGCCGGTCATTTTCAGGGAGAGGCGGAGCATGGGCGGCGGGTCTTTATGCGAATTGATTGTGATGCGTTATTGCGCGATGCCATAGGCGGCCGCGTGCTGCGCGAAATACGCATCGACGGTAGCGAGGAAGGCATCTTTTTGCGCCTGCGGCAGGAAGGCGGCGATGAAACCGTTGCGCGCCAGGCGCTGCGCATGGGACAGGCCCAGCGGCAAGGCATCGAAAATGGCGTCGAAGTTGTCGTTCATGTAGCCGCCGAAATAGGCGGGATCGTCCGAGTTGACCGTCACCAGCAGGCCCGCGTCGAGCAATTGCACCAGGTTATGGTCATGCATCTGGTCAAACACGCGCAGCTTGGTGTTCGACAAGGGGCAGACGGTCAGGGCGATCTGTTCGCGCGCCAGGCGGGCCGTCAGTTCCGCGTCTTCCAGGCAGCGCACGCCATGGTCGATGCGTTCAACCTGCAAATCATCGAGCGCCGTGCGGATGTAGGCTGGCGGGCCTTCTTCGCCCGCATGGGCCACCAGGTGCAGGCCCAGCTCGCGGCAACGGGCAAACACGCGCGAGAATTTCTCGGGCGGGTTGCCCACTTCCGAGGAATCGAGGCCAATGCCGATGAATTTGTCGCGGTGCGGCAAGGCGTCTGTCAGGGTGTCAAATGCTTCATCCTCGCTCAGGTGGCGCAGGAAACACAGGATCAAGGTCGCGCTGACAGGGCTGTCCTGGCAGGCGCGGTGTATGCCATTAATAACATCAGCCATCGCCACGCCGCGCGCCGTATGCGTTTGCGGGTCGAAGAAGATTTCCGTGTGCAAGACGTTATCGGCTTCGGCGCGGCGCAGGTAGGCTTGCGTCATGTCATAGAAATCCTGCTCTTTCAAGAGCACGCTTGCGCCAGCATAATAGATGTCGAGAAAAGACTGCAAATCCGTAAAGGCATAGGCGCTGCGCAAGTGTTCCACCGATTCATAGCCCAGCGGTACGCCATTGCGCTCGGCCAGTGCGAAAATCAGTTCGGGTTCCAGCGAACCTTCGATATGGATATGCAGCTCGGCCTTCGGCATGCCGCGGACGATCGCGCGCAATTGGGGGTTCATCATGGGTGTTCCTTATAGGGTGACGATAAAAGTGCTGGCACGCACACGCGCGGTGCGCAGGGCCATCAGACATGCAGGCATCTTAGCGCAAGATGGCCGGCCTCACCGGCGCCCGGCCGCCACGGCGCTGGCGGGTGCGGCGCCATGGCCCGCACCGGCACGCGCTGGCGAATTGTCGTATGATGATTTAAAAGGTACAAAAAGGCGCATTGAAATGGATCAAAAATTTGTTGATTTATTTAATTAAATCAAAAACTTACAACCAAGTATTAAGGATATGCTGACATATCTTTTGACTTCCTGATCCTTTAGAGCAATAATTAATTTCATGGGGTAAAGGTAGGTGCAACAAGCGCTATCAACAGTGAAAAAAAAGCCGGCTGGCCACGTCAGCGTACGGCATCAAGCGCCAGTTTTTTGGTCCGGGCAATCCGGACTCGCAAAGACAGCCGGGCTTGAAACAACAATAAAAATCGGTACGGGGTACAGGAAAAGTTCAGACGGCAAGCCCAGGCGAGTGCCAGGCGGGCGGCCATGGTGACTGGCAGTTCAGGTTTACATTAAAGGACATTGACATGACCATTTTTGATAACTATGCAGCACGCTACGAGCGCACCCGTGAAGAGGAAATGTCGCTCACCGAATACCTGGCCCTGTGCAAGAAGGACAAGCTGACGTATGCCAGCGCACCCGAACGCATGCTGGCCGCCATCGGCGAGCCGCAACTGGTCGACACGCGCAACGACACGCGCTTGTCGCGCATCTTCGCCAACAAGGTCATCAAGATCTATCCCGCCTTCCGCGAGTTCTACGGCACCGAGGAAGTGATCGAGCAAGTCGTCTCGTATTTCCGCCACGCAGCGCAAGGACTGGAAGAACGCAAGCAGATCCTGTATCTGCTGGGGCCTGTCGGCGGCGGCAAGTCGTCCATCGCGGAAAAACTCAAGTCGCTGATGGAACACGTGCCTTTCTATTGCCTGAAAGGCTCGCCCGTCAACGAATCGCCGCTGGGCCTGTTCAACGAGGAAGAGGACGGCACCATCCTGGAAGAGGATTACGGCATACCGCGCCGCTACCTGCGCAACATCCCCAGTCCGTGGGCCGTCAAGCGCCTGCATGAATACAATGGCGACATCAACCAGTTCCGCGTCGTCAAACGCTATCCGTCCGTGCTGAAGCAGATCGCCATCTCGAAAACGGAGCCGGGCGACGAGAACAACCAGGATATTTCCTCGCTCGTGGGCAAGGTCGACATCCGCAAGCTGGAAGACTACGCACAAGACGATCCGGACGCCTACAGCTATTCGGGCGGCCTGTGCCTGGCCAACCAGGGCCTGATGGAATTCGTGGAAATGTTCAAGGCCCCCATCAAGGTCTTGCACCCCTTGCTGACGGCCACGCAGGAAGGCAATTACAAGGGTACGGAAGGTTTCGGCGCGATTCCGTTCGACGGCATCATCCTGGCCCACTCGAATGAGTCGGAATGGAAGACCTTTAAAAACAACCGCAACAACGAGGCCTTCCTTGACCGTATCTATATCGTCAAGGTGCCGTACTGCCTGCGCGTGACCGATGAAATCAAGATCTACGACAAGCTGGTGGCCAACTCCTCGCTGGTCAAGGCCCCGTGTGCGCCCGGCACCCTGCGCATGATGGCGCAGTTCGCCATCCTGTCGCGCCTGAAAGACCCGGAAAACTCCAGCATTTTCTCGAAGATGCTCGTCTACGATGGCGAAAACCTCAAGGATACGGACCCGAAAGCCAAGTCCATGCATGAATACGTGGATTACGCGGGCGTGGACGAGGGCATGAACGGGCTGTCGACGCGCTTTGCCTTCAAGATCCTGTCCAAAGTGTTCAACTTTGACAATTCCGAAGTGGCCGCCAATCCCGTGCACCTACTCTATGTGCTGGAGCAGCAGGTCGAGCGCGAGCAGTTCGCGCCGGAACTCGAACAGCGCTACTTCTCCTATATTAAAGAGCACCTGGCGCAGCGCTATGTGGAATTCATCGGCAAGGAGATCCAGACGGCTTACCTGGAAAGCTATTCGGAATACGGTCAGAACATTTTCGACCGCTATGTGACGTTTGCCGATTTCTGGATACAGGACCAGGAATACCGCGATCCTGACACGGGCGAAAGCTTCGACCGCGAATCGCTGAACAATGAACTCGAGAAGATCGAGAAGCCGGCGGGCATTTCCAATCCGAAGGATTTCCGCAATGAAATTGTGAACTTCGGGCTGCGCGCGCGGGCGTCGAACGGCGGCAAGAATCCCGCCTGGACCAGTTATGAAAAGTTCCGCACCGTGATCGAAAAGAAAATGTTCTCGAATACGGAGGAATTGCTGCCCGTGATTTCCTTCAATGCCAAGGCCAGTGCCGACGACGCCAACAAGCACGCCGACTTCGTGGCCCGCATGGTGGAAAAAGGCTATACGGCCAAGCAGGTACGCCTGTTATGCGAATGGTACTTGCGCGTACGCAAGTCGTCATAGCGCGGACAGCAAAGGCGCGCTCCCGCCCGGTGACTGGCGGGGCGCGCAAGACGAGAGGCAAGGAGGCACCCTTTGACATACCTCATCGACAGGCGCTTGCAAAGCAAGAATAAATCCGCCGTCAACCGCGAGCGTTTCCTGCGGCGCTACAAGGGCCAGATCAAGGATGCCGTGGGGCGCGCCATCAAGGGGCGCTCGATCACGGACGTCGAGAATGGCGAGAAAGTCAGCATCCCCGTCAAGGATGTGGGCGAACCGTCGTTCGGCCACGCGCATGGCGGCGTATGGGAAGTGGTCAATCCCGGCAACAAGGAATACCTGAAGGGCGACCAGATTGCCCGGCCGAAAGGCGGTGGCGGCGGACGGGGCAAGGCGGGCAATAGCGACGAGACGACGGAAGACGACTTCATCTTCGAATTGTCGCGCGAAGAGTTCATGAATTATTTCTTCGAGGACCTGGAATTGCCGCACATGGTGAAAACCCAGTTGACGGCCACCACGGAATTCAAGAACCAGCGCGCCGGCTACAATATGTCGGGCACGCCATCGAACATCCATGTGCTGCGCTCCCTGCGCGGCGCGCTGGGACGTCGCATCGCCGTGGGCGGCGGCGCCCGCAAGCAATTGGCGCAGGCCGAGGAAGACCTGGCGACCCTGCTGCTGGAAGGCGTGCCCGAGGACGACATACTGGTGCAGGAACTGCGTCGCCAGATCCACCACATCCACACGCGCCTGCTGGCGATTCCCTTCATCGACCCGTTCGACTTGCGCTACAGCAATCGCATCAAGGTGCCCAAGCCGATGACGCAAGCGGTGATGTTCTGCATCATGGACGTCTCCGGTTCCATGGACGAGTCGCGCAAGGACACGGCCAAGCGCTTCTTCATCCTCTTGTATCTGTTCCTCAAGCGCGCCTACGACAAGATCGAGGTGGTCTTCATCCGCCACCATACGGCGGCGGCGGAAGTGGACGAGCATGAATTCTTCAATTCGCGCGAGTCCGGCGGCACCGTGGTGTCTTCGGCCCTGCACTTGCTCAATACCATCATCGACGAGCGCTATGGCGCGGGACAATGGAACAGCTATGTTGCGCAGGCGTCCGACGGCGATAACTGGGACAACGATTCCGTGCTGTGCCGGCAGTTGCTGATCAATACCATCATGCCCAAGGTGCAGTACTACACCTATGTCGAAATCACCGATGGCCCGCAGCAAAACCTGTGGGAGCAATATGCGGGCGTGCTCGACCATCACGCCCATTTCGCCATGCAAAAGATCGTCACGCCGGCCGATATCTACCCGGTCTTCCGCGAACTGTTCAAGAAACAGGTGAAATGATGAGTGCAGCCTTTGACCGCGCCAGCAACACCCCGGGCGAACCGTTCGTGCGCCTGCGCCACCCGAATGCCCTGCCCGAGCAGTCGGAATGGACGTTCGAACTGATCGAGCAAATCCACGAGGAAATCCGCCGCGTGGCGAAGCAGTTTGGCCTGGACACCTATCCGAACCAGCTGGAAATCATCACGGCGGAGCAAATGATGGATGCCTACACCTCGGTGGGCATGCCCGTTTCCTATAACCACTGGTCGTTCGGCAAGCATTTTTTATCGACCGAGAAAAGCTACAAGCGCGGGCAGATGGGCCTGGCCTACGAGATCGTCATCAACTCAAACCCGTGCATCGCCTATTTAATGGAGGAAAACAGCCTGACCATGCAATCGCTGGTGATCGCGCATGCGGCCTACGGCCACAACTCCTTCTTTAAAGGCAACTATCTGTTCCGCGCCTGGACGGATGCCGACGCCATCATTGACTATATGGTGTTTGCCAAGAATTACATCGCCGAATGCGAGCAGCGCCATGGCGTCGATGCGGTGGAATTGCTGCTCGACTCTTGCCACGCCATCCAGAATTATGGCGTGGACCGCTACAAGCGCCCGGCGAAACTGTCGATGGCGAAGGAATATGCGCGTCAGAAAGAGCGTGAAGCCTATGTGCAGTCGCAGATCAACCAGCTGTGGCGCACCCTGCCCCGGCGTGACGAGGACGAGGACGAGGACGACCAGCGCAAAGCCAGTCCCCGCTTTCCGCCCGAACCTGAGGAAAACCTGCTGTACTTTATAGAGAAGTACGCGCCGCTGCTGGAACCATGGCAGCGCGAGATGGTGCGCATCGTGCGCAAGATTTCCCAGTATTTCTATCCGCAGCGGCAAACCCAGGTGATGAACGAGGGTTGGGCCACCTTCTGGCACTACACCATATTGAACCAGCTCTACGACGAAGGCGTGGTGGGCGACGGCTTCATGATGGAATTTCTGAAAAGCCATACCAACGTGGTCTATCAGCCGCCCATCGACAGCCCCTATTACAACGGCATCAATCCGTATGCGCTGGGTTTTGCCATGATGAGCGACATCCGCCGCATCTGCGAGCATCCGACCGAGGAAGACCGGGCCTGGTTCCCCGACATGGCCGGCACCGACTGGCGCAAGAGCCTGGACTTTGCCATGCGCAATTTCAAGGATGAAAGCTTCATTGCCCAGTATTTGTCGCCGCAGCTGATCCGCGAATTCCATTTCTTTGCCGTGCTCGACGACGACAAGAATGAAAAACTGGCCATTTCCGCCATCCATGACGATGCCGGCTACCGCTACGTGCGCCAACAGTTGGCCGAGCAGTACAACCTGGGCAACCGCGAGCCGAATATCCAGGTCTGGTCCGTCAATACGCGCGACGACCGCGCACTGACCCTGCGTCACACGCAATTCCAGCGCCGCCCGCTGAACCAGCAGGCAGCCGAAGTGCTCAAACACGTGGCACGGCTATGGGGCTTCGACGTGCACCTCGATACACTCGATCCGCAGGGCGTTGTCCTCGGTACTCTGAATTGCCGGCGCGAGAAGCGCAATCGGCGCGACGATGCGCCGGCACGGCCATAAGTGACATTCTTGATAATTATTTTAGCAAGAACATAAGCGCATCCTATGCCACCATAGGAATTCCGTATGGCCTGGCGACGTCGAAACAGCCGCCAGGACCTCCTTTTTTGACCTGGATTAAGCACCTTTCGCACCCGATTGGTGCGCGCGCACGGCTAAGTGGTCTGGTTCCGAGGCAAAACATTTCCAAAAGGAAAGATTTTCCTCCAAATTTAGCGGTTTCCATATTGAATATCACGAAATATAATTCCGCCATATGGGCACATCGGAGAACTTAGCAGTGGTAGCCCAAAACGGCTGTAAAAAACCGATAAGACCGCCTTTTTTTATGTCCGAAAGCGTGCAAAGATGACATAAGCAAGTACGTTTTCAGGGCGCAAAAGCGCCAAAAATTTAACCGGTTTTAGGCGTTAAAAATCTGTGTAAAATAAAGAATTCGTATGTATAATTCGGCGACGTCCCGGATACGGCTGGAGCTTTGTGTCGTCATTTTGGGGTTCAGTTGCAAGACAAGAGATGGTATTTGGAGAAAGCAGGCATGAATTTTTCGAACGAGAAAAGTCCCAAGAACTACACAGGCATAACTGTCGTTGTCCTGCTGCACGTTCTCGCGGCTTACGGGATCGCGACGGGCTTGGGCAAGCGGTTAGTTACCAAAATGATGGAACCGGTTGAAACCAAGATTATCGAGGAAGTCAAACCGCCTCCACCGAAGGATCTTCCACCGCCACCACCGCCGCCAGAAATGAAGGCGCCACCGCCGCCATTCATTCCGCCAGTCGAGGTGAACGTGCAGCAGCCGCCACCACAGCAGAACGTGATTGCAAATGCGACTGCCGTGAAGCCCGCCACGAATGTATTGGCACCGCCAGCACCGCCTGCACAGCCTTCGCCAACTCCTGGACCAGCCAAATCGGTGCGCACACCGGCCGTGGTTGACTTCAGTGTCTGCGAAAAACCGGCTTATCCAAAGTCGTCGCAGCGCAATGAGGAAACCGGTGTGGTGACACTGTCGTTCCTGATCGGTGTAGACGGCAAGGTCGCTGATTCGAAGATCGTGAAGTCCAGCGGCTTCAGAGACCTGGACAAAGCTGCAGTGCAAGGTATCAGCCGCTGTACATTTAAGCCGGCAACAGTTGACGGCAAGCCGGAACAAGGCTGGCAGCAAATGCAATACGTTTGGTCGCTGGATTAAAACCCGAGACAGTTATCCCCTGTCTCACACTATGATTTCGTTGTCATTACGTTCAGCGATCTGTTATTTTTAATTTTGGAGGAAGCATGTTTAAGAATACCCGTTTGTCCGCATTTTTTGCCGCGGTTCTGTTGTCCGTCACCGCCACTACCGCTCTGGTAGCAGCACCGGCATTCGCTGACGCGCCAGCATCGGCTGCCGCTTCGGCTCCTGCGGCAGACGCTGCACCAGCACCAGTTGCCGCAGATGCAGCAGCTCCAGCAGCAGACGCAGCAGCTCCAGCCGCTGACGCAGCCGCTCCAGCCAAAACCGAAGAAGTGCACAACCCGTTCGGCCTGTCCGCAGTATGGGACGGCGGCTTCGTGCCACGCGCTACCCTGATCATCCTGTCCATCATGTCGATCGGCAGCTGGTACATCATCATCACCAAGCTGCTGGATCAAATGAAGATCTTCAAGCAAGCTAAAGAAGCCGCTTCCAAATTCTGGAAAGCTCCTTCGATCGCTGCTGGTTCGGCAACCTTGAGCGATGGCTCGCCATTCCGCTTCATCGCTGAATCGGGCACCAAGGCAACCGCACACCATGACGGCGCCCTGCTGGAACAAATCGATCTGTCGACCTGGGTGACGATGTCGATCCAGCGCGCTTCGGACAAAGTTCAGTCGCGTCTGCAAGATGGCCTGTCGTTCCTGGCAACCGTTGGTTCGACCGCACCGTTTATCGGTCTGTTCGGTACCGTTTGGGGTATTTACGGCGCGCTGACCGCTATCGGCATGACCGGTAACGCATCGATCGATAAAGTTGCAGGTCCAGTTGGTGAAGCACTGATCATGACCGCTTTCGGTCTGCTGGTCGCCGTTCCTGCCGTTCTGGGTTACAACTGGCTGGTTCGTCGTAACAAATCCGCAATGGAAGACATCCGCTCGTTCAGCGCCGACGTTCACTCGGTTCTGGTTTCCGGCGTAATGTCGACCAGCGAAGCTGGCCGTGCTGCCGGCGCTAAAAAGATCGGATAAGAATCATGTCGATGTCCGTCGGCTCCGACAGCGGAGATGAAGATCAAGTAATGTCAGAAATCAACACGACGCCGCTCGTCGACATCATGTTGGTTTTGCTGATCATTTTCTTGATTACAAGTCCAGTTGTCCTCAAGCTGCAGAAAATCGATCTGCCGATTGAGGCCAATCAAGCCCTGCAAACCAAGCCAGAGAACGTTAACATCGTTGTTAACAAGGACGGCGAGATTTACCTGGGCCAGACC is from Janthinobacterium sp. 61 and encodes:
- a CDS encoding ABC transporter permease is translated as MLRLSLKMTGRDWRAGQLRFLLVALIVAVAALSAVGFFVDRLRAGLNRDAHQLLGADLVISADQPVNAVWRAEAVKRGFTLADTVTFPSMAQAGEGEQSLSQLASIKAVSPGYPQRGKLKITTKLSEAQDAVGQPTSQVPAPGTLWVDAAILASLNARLGDTLTLGDKAFTVTQLIASEPDRGASFLNFAPRVMLPLSDLAATALVQNGSRVSYRLLLSAPPAKAAELAQYQAWLESQIKTQAIKGVRIESLESGSPQMQSTLDRADRFLSLVGLLSAMLAAVAVAMAARRFMLRHLDACAMLRCLGLTQNQVTAMYVIEFLLVGLAGSLIGVAVGFAGHLVLLELLGKLVQSDLPPVSMLPALQGVATGMLLLLGFALPPILQLRNVPHNRVIRREQEPPQALALATYGLGIVAFVVLLLWQAGDVKLALLTAAGFLGGFALFGLAGWLGIKSLKSLRGAFKHQGWRFAVTSLQRRPGATVIQVVSLALGLMALLLLTVVRGDLMVAWRNATPPDAPNRFMINILPEQKDPIAARLAQAGVANAPLYPMIRGRLVAVNGNTITEATYEDDRAKGLADREFNLSRMLTMQAENKLVAGKWFGNAPGAPAEASVEEGIAKTLKLKLGDKLRFDIAGQPVEAAITSLRKLEWGSMRVNFFVIINPAAMADAPQTWITAFHLPPAQADLGNALLRDYPNLTVVDVGGVLKQIQGVLDQVVTAVEFLFAFTLASGLLVLYAALMGSQDERTREAGLLRALGATRRQLAQAQLIEFSLVGALAGLLAATGAAAMGWALATYQFKFAWSFAPGVWAFGLLAGALCAIAGGWLGLRNVLKHPPLQTLRES
- a CDS encoding adenosine deaminase, which codes for MMNPQLRAIVRGMPKAELHIHIEGSLEPELIFALAERNGVPLGYESVEHLRSAYAFTDLQSFLDIYYAGASVLLKEQDFYDMTQAYLRRAEADNVLHTEIFFDPQTHTARGVAMADVINGIHRACQDSPVSATLILCFLRHLSEDEAFDTLTDALPHRDKFIGIGLDSSEVGNPPEKFSRVFARCRELGLHLVAHAGEEGPPAYIRTALDDLQVERIDHGVRCLEDAELTARLAREQIALTVCPLSNTKLRVFDQMHDHNLVQLLDAGLLVTVNSDDPAYFGGYMNDNFDAIFDALPLGLSHAQRLARNGFIAAFLPQAQKDAFLATVDAYFAQHAAAYGIAQ
- a CDS encoding PrkA family serine protein kinase; translation: MTIFDNYAARYERTREEEMSLTEYLALCKKDKLTYASAPERMLAAIGEPQLVDTRNDTRLSRIFANKVIKIYPAFREFYGTEEVIEQVVSYFRHAAQGLEERKQILYLLGPVGGGKSSIAEKLKSLMEHVPFYCLKGSPVNESPLGLFNEEEDGTILEEDYGIPRRYLRNIPSPWAVKRLHEYNGDINQFRVVKRYPSVLKQIAISKTEPGDENNQDISSLVGKVDIRKLEDYAQDDPDAYSYSGGLCLANQGLMEFVEMFKAPIKVLHPLLTATQEGNYKGTEGFGAIPFDGIILAHSNESEWKTFKNNRNNEAFLDRIYIVKVPYCLRVTDEIKIYDKLVANSSLVKAPCAPGTLRMMAQFAILSRLKDPENSSIFSKMLVYDGENLKDTDPKAKSMHEYVDYAGVDEGMNGLSTRFAFKILSKVFNFDNSEVAANPVHLLYVLEQQVEREQFAPELEQRYFSYIKEHLAQRYVEFIGKEIQTAYLESYSEYGQNIFDRYVTFADFWIQDQEYRDPDTGESFDRESLNNELEKIEKPAGISNPKDFRNEIVNFGLRARASNGGKNPAWTSYEKFRTVIEKKMFSNTEELLPVISFNAKASADDANKHADFVARMVEKGYTAKQVRLLCEWYLRVRKSS
- a CDS encoding YeaH/YhbH family protein is translated as MTYLIDRRLQSKNKSAVNRERFLRRYKGQIKDAVGRAIKGRSITDVENGEKVSIPVKDVGEPSFGHAHGGVWEVVNPGNKEYLKGDQIARPKGGGGGRGKAGNSDETTEDDFIFELSREEFMNYFFEDLELPHMVKTQLTATTEFKNQRAGYNMSGTPSNIHVLRSLRGALGRRIAVGGGARKQLAQAEEDLATLLLEGVPEDDILVQELRRQIHHIHTRLLAIPFIDPFDLRYSNRIKVPKPMTQAVMFCIMDVSGSMDESRKDTAKRFFILLYLFLKRAYDKIEVVFIRHHTAAAEVDEHEFFNSRESGGTVVSSALHLLNTIIDERYGAGQWNSYVAQASDGDNWDNDSVLCRQLLINTIMPKVQYYTYVEITDGPQQNLWEQYAGVLDHHAHFAMQKIVTPADIYPVFRELFKKQVK
- a CDS encoding SpoVR family protein, producing the protein MSAAFDRASNTPGEPFVRLRHPNALPEQSEWTFELIEQIHEEIRRVAKQFGLDTYPNQLEIITAEQMMDAYTSVGMPVSYNHWSFGKHFLSTEKSYKRGQMGLAYEIVINSNPCIAYLMEENSLTMQSLVIAHAAYGHNSFFKGNYLFRAWTDADAIIDYMVFAKNYIAECEQRHGVDAVELLLDSCHAIQNYGVDRYKRPAKLSMAKEYARQKEREAYVQSQINQLWRTLPRRDEDEDEDDQRKASPRFPPEPEENLLYFIEKYAPLLEPWQREMVRIVRKISQYFYPQRQTQVMNEGWATFWHYTILNQLYDEGVVGDGFMMEFLKSHTNVVYQPPIDSPYYNGINPYALGFAMMSDIRRICEHPTEEDRAWFPDMAGTDWRKSLDFAMRNFKDESFIAQYLSPQLIREFHFFAVLDDDKNEKLAISAIHDDAGYRYVRQQLAEQYNLGNREPNIQVWSVNTRDDRALTLRHTQFQRRPLNQQAAEVLKHVARLWGFDVHLDTLDPQGVVLGTLNCRREKRNRRDDAPARP
- a CDS encoding energy transducer TonB encodes the protein MNFSNEKSPKNYTGITVVVLLHVLAAYGIATGLGKRLVTKMMEPVETKIIEEVKPPPPKDLPPPPPPPEMKAPPPPFIPPVEVNVQQPPPQQNVIANATAVKPATNVLAPPAPPAQPSPTPGPAKSVRTPAVVDFSVCEKPAYPKSSQRNEETGVVTLSFLIGVDGKVADSKIVKSSGFRDLDKAAVQGISRCTFKPATVDGKPEQGWQQMQYVWSLD
- a CDS encoding MotA/TolQ/ExbB proton channel family protein, with protein sequence MFKNTRLSAFFAAVLLSVTATTALVAAPAFADAPASAAASAPAADAAPAPVAADAAAPAADAAAPAADAAAPAKTEEVHNPFGLSAVWDGGFVPRATLIILSIMSIGSWYIIITKLLDQMKIFKQAKEAASKFWKAPSIAAGSATLSDGSPFRFIAESGTKATAHHDGALLEQIDLSTWVTMSIQRASDKVQSRLQDGLSFLATVGSTAPFIGLFGTVWGIYGALTAIGMTGNASIDKVAGPVGEALIMTAFGLLVAVPAVLGYNWLVRRNKSAMEDIRSFSADVHSVLVSGVMSTSEAGRAAGAKKIG
- a CDS encoding biopolymer transporter ExbD, which translates into the protein MSMSVGSDSGDEDQVMSEINTTPLVDIMLVLLIIFLITSPVVLKLQKIDLPIEANQALQTKPENVNIVVNKDGEIYLGQTRLKDTNELFDYLKVEAVKVPQPEVHVRGDQEARYESIGRVIYTTQRAGIQKVGFITEPPDKG